The Mastacembelus armatus chromosome 24, fMasArm1.2, whole genome shotgun sequence sequence ACAAAGTTAGACAGCATTTGTTGTACACTCAGACTGAGATTGAATACACATGCTTTAGTAACATGAAAATTACATTAAGCACCCCTAATTAATTACCTTTCATTTCATACATCAACGTTTGCAACATGAACGAAGCTCAGGCATTTTTTGTTACTGTGATAGTGATCGCTGTGTTTTTAGCCTTCAGTCGATAGGACCCTGGAATATGAGGCGTGTCCAGCCGGGGGAGCTGAGGGCAGTGGAGCAGAAGGGACAGACTGGTCTGAAAGCGTGGGTCCCATGGGGCAGCGGGGTCTCGGCCCAGTACCTGGCTGTCCTCTCTGAACAGACGTGTCCACATGGCACAAAAGCATGAGTGGGAGCTCCGGCGTCCACATACACAGCAGGCTCAGAGCCCAGCCACAGGGGCACGTAGGGACCCACGCTCCTGCACAGGGGACATTCTCTGCGGGTTGCAGTGCCCTCGCTCTCTCCTggctcctcctctctctcagaTCTCTGGCCCCAGTCATGGCGTCCATGGACATGGCCACAGGCGAGGTAGACCCAGGGCTGACGTTCTTCAAGGCTGAAGTAACATGTCAACAGAGGGTCATTACTTTTAAAGTTGTGTCCCTATTGACTTTGTAGCTGAATAGATGTATGAAAGCATAAAACACACCATGAAAGGTTTTCTTGTAAGCACACCTGCAGATGAGAAATAAGCAGTATATAACCAGCAAAACCTTCAGTGTGGCCTCTACCTGTGGCTGCGTGGCAGGCTGGGAAAGGCCAGTGTGCTGAGGCCTACAGGGCACTGGGGACGGGATGCATTGAGTTCCTGGCGAAGTGCCTCCAGGTGACGCAGAGTGGGAGCACGCATAAGCCCCTCACCTGTACGCCACAGTAAGGTGGCACCACACAGATCAACCAGGGAGCCGTCACGTAGTGCACTGCTTTCGCCCTCCGCctgtgacacacagagacagacacatgctTACAATCAAAAATATTAGGATCTGGCCAAAAAGCTACAGGGACATGGAAACTAAAGCTGTGGTTACACACCAGTTTGCCCCGGCTTGGTCCAGAACGAGTCTCCCGCAAGGCGTAGACATCACCACAAACTGAGATTTCCCTCCATAGCCCCTGCTTGGGGTCCTCTGGGAAACCCTCAGGGTGCATCACTAGCACCCCATTGGTGGTCAGGCCATCCATATGCCCATCAGGGTTTTTCCATTTGGTTGCTTTCTCCTGTGGTAGACAGGCACAAAGAAATACAGTGTAGaaatcagcaaaacaaaccATCGATTTAGCTGAATTACAATATGCACAAACCCTGGTTTTATCCTTTTACATGAGGTTTGTAAGTTTTTCAAATGACTTCAATACTGATTCCAAAAGTAAAGCTTTATGGATTATCAGGGTACTCACGCCTAGGAAGATATTTTTGGAGGAGTCAAAGCCTGCGGCGTAAATGCGTGCAGTGTAGGGTGGGTTGCGTTCACACACAACTCTGCAGGCAAAACGTGAGATGGTGCTGGGAGCGATGGAGGGATCCTCCCCCTCCTTTCCCCCTCCAGAGGTGTCTGTCACCACAAAGTCAATGGGACTTTCTGTGGAGCGTCCAATCTGCACGGGAGAACACAGGTCGATGTTTGCTCACATCTATCAAAACTTGCTTGGTGTTAGTGATATTCAAGACGGGTGTCAGTGTATGATGTATTACTACACTGTTATAGCTTTAGAAATGACTGTGGCTTTTAACTGTGTGTGATATGGGTGAAggattccttttttttttttgtacataaaataaaataaatcagtgataCTATAATAAGAGCAGAACACAGTGTATAAAAAAAACCCCTTTTTGCAGATTTTCCATACAGTTGGTGACAGCTCTGAGCCAAAATAATCTACCGACCATAGAAGATCCTTTGATGACATTACATAACAACATATTTTGGGAGAAACCTCCTCATCGTCACAAATCTGAGGTTACTATTGTTGCAAAACTGGCCATTATCTAAGGAGGATGTTGTGTGTTACCTGGAACATGTCTGTGTTGTTGTCGTGGCAGTACTCCACCACCACGGTCTGGTTACGGGACAGAGTGAAAGAGATGCTGTGTTGCCCCCTGCTGTGAACAGCCTGcaatgacagcagcaacaagctaGATTAGCAGTCCCTCCTTTCCTGACAAATACTAACCTGACTAAAACAAGTTGTTACTCAAAGGCAATAACATGCACCTACTTTCataacagtaaaacaaatgatATTGTATATCATAGCAGAGCATGgtgacaaaaatataaatttacgCACAcagcgcacacgcacacacacacacacacacacacacacacacacacacacacacacacacacacacacacacacacacacacacacacacacacacacaccagtcgACCAGTCGTAATGCTTAGTCATCCTTCCTTTGGCCCATTTATGAAAGGCAACAGGGAGTCACAGGAAGGAAACAAATAttacacatacgcacacacaagcacaaatgtgtgcacacacacacataccttgCTGTCCTGTGGTGTGTTGAGGATGTGCACAGCGCTGGGTTTGACACCGTTGGCCTTGGCCCTTCGATACAGAGCGAAGCGGCTCTTTCTGCGCCCGCGGTCTCCACTCGGAAGAGAGCCATTGTACCTGCAGAAAGACAGCAGccacatgagaaaataaaaaggaaacagGGACAACACACTCATCTAAAATACAAGACAAAGATGATGTGCACGCAAGTTCACACGTCGCAGTTCCTCTCACTTTGATGAGAAAGCCTAACAGTGGGAAAACCACTGTTATCCTGTTtgcatactgtatttataaTCTGTCATCACTTGTGGGAAAACGCTAAATAaaatgctgctgatgctgccaAGATGTCTGTAGAaataaatgcaattaaaaagCTAGCTCAATTGATTTTGTACATCTTTACAGCTATATCATCACagattcttttaaaatgaattaaagcGACACAGTCTGGCCCCTCATGATTCACATGAAAAGACCACGAGCGCTCGCTCTCACTCATTCAGCCTGTACTTGACTCATGCTTACTGAAGGGGAGCTCACTCAACATGTAACCTCTCCTCACAGCTTCCAGCAGGACTGAATTATTTTTGCGACGCCCCTACACAAAACAGCGAATATCCTTGAGTATGTTCACCACTCAGAAATGTGAATGCTACTTTGATGGTAGAGTATGTGTTCATTAATCGAAGCAGACATGACGATTTAGATTCTTCCCATGTGAATGACAATAATaaatttctgatgttttataaTACAATATCAGCATTTAGTTTTAGAAAAGATGATCACAGTTCACATGTTTTATGAAAAGAAGTGTGACAACAACAAGTTCTTTCTGGTGTGGGATAAAGATCTGActttgtccataacaaacatcATTTTCACAGCTTGAGTTCACACACAAGGCAGGGTAATCAGCAGGGTATCATATGCTATCCTGAAGATACCCAGCAGGCATGAAGACTTTGAGAGTGGCAATAACTCTGCCTTTCCTGGTCTTCAGACTGGATCAAAATAGACTGGATTAACAGGATGAATTCATTTGTAAATTCCAATAAAAGGTTAATTCTAGCTTTTCAAATGCAGACCCATCCtagtttttcttatttcaagTAATTGCCTGTCAGAAACTCTGGATTTGTTGCTGTTTATATGAATAAGTTAACATGTGTTCACTTATATTTTCgcttttctaaaatcaatattCCAAACACTTGGTGTGACAGTAGGTTTCTAATAGATTGGGattgaaatttaattttattccatagattattttttatataatcaGGACTGATTTTGCTGTTTAAATTTCTGAGTCTTTGTCCAAGAGAGGTTTATTGACCTGATACATCTGTAGTAAGATAAACTGAATCTCAGGAGCAAAATCAATTTTCTTAGGGGCAACAATGCTAAGGTCAGAGCAGGCCAGGCTGTTAGCAGGGGGTTGCTGTGAGAATTGGGGTATGCTTCCTGGAAAAACCTTCAAATAGGCCACATTTTCTTGTAAAAATTTTTAAAGGTGAAGTCCAATCCCAGAAGATGACTCAGTGCTCTGTGCTCTCTCCACTGCCGTGCCTGTCACTTCAAACCAAGCCCCCTCTGACAAGAGGAGGACTGGGTCAAGAAAAGAAGATGAGGACAGAGCTCTGAAGAGTCTGGTTAAAAGGCAGGAGACATGACATGGGATCGATTATAAGAGGGCACAAGGGGGAAACTCAGCTTAGAGGGAGAGCAAAGGTGACCAGTGCctagacagaaacagagacagaaagcaggGAGAAGCTAACAACTAAagctaaatgaataaaaccaaGTGAGGGGCAGggagaggagatggagaaaaagGGCAGAGAGCCAAGGCAAAGCAGAGAGTTGTGGGGAAAGGCCAATGGAAGAGCAGCTCCATGAGGTATTGCTGGGCAGTCCTGGCCAGCAACACAGATATGCACGTatcataaaacacaatatgaaaTATTCACTCCTTCTGCCCCCCGACACAGGGTTTATTTTAGTTGAAGCCAAGTCACAAAGGAGGCCTGTTTTTGTTAAAGTCAGCATTCAGGAAAACACTGGTAGGCTAGCAGAGGAGGGACAGGGTGTAAAAGGAGGAATGCGACATAGGGCAGTGTGAAGAGGGGTTATGGGTGAGATAAAACGGTGCGGAAGAGATAAACAGAGTGGTGAAGAGGGAGTGAGGCAGAACTGAGTTGAGCTATTGGCTGCTGGACAGGGCAGTGCTGTACATGGTGTCCGGACTAACTAAGGTAATGAGTGATGGCAGCCACTGCAAAGATCACATGGCCCGCAGTGAAGCAGACATCGACCACTTGGGGCGTGTGATCATCAAATCTGACATATGCAAAGTCAATCCACACTTGCACGAAACAGGCCAGGAAAATATTATTTCCGACAGGAAGGAGTAGAAAGAACAGCCTGTTCTGACACTCGATATCTGCTGTCAAAGTTACCTGTGGAATAATAAAATCACACTAATGCAAAGATAGAATAACCTATGCAATACTAACATTAATAGCCTGCCATTATAATCAGCATGTGACATTTTAACATACTGTCAACTATGATAGATAAAACTCTGATATAGGCTCTGACCATCACTCTGGCATTATGAGATcaaaacaaacccaaacatTAACAATTTTAAAGTGAGCGAATACAAAGCTCTCTCCTCCGTGAGGCACACCACAGAGTATGCATGGCCAAAAACCTCAAAACAGCTATTAAATCATCATTTCCCTGTTCTGACGTGAGGGTGTAAAGGCCTGCTCTGTTCAAAGAGTCAGATGACGGGAAGGACGACTAATCAGCATTCTGATACAGGCAAGCTACATTCTCCTCACTCCATGTTCAACCGGAGAGGAAGAGATAGGCCATTAGGTCAGTTATCTTTGGCATGCACAGGAAGCTCTGTAGGCCAAGAGGGAGGTCTGTGTAAGCCTGGATATGACTGtgtatgagtgagtgagtgtgtgtgtgtgtgtgttgtggcaTTTCTAGTCCCTGCAGACCCTGCACAGTGTGGAACTGTAGGGGTGGGAATGCTGTGGAGGCTGGTGGCTGACAGCAGCACATCCTGCCTactgtgtgcttatgtgtgtgcagctgctgatGTAGAGGggcttttctcctcctcctcctcctcctcctcctcctcctcctcatcatccttCCTCGGATGGTCATCTGGTTTGCGACAtttgattaattaataataacagACGAAAGAGCCTTTGTGACTAAATAATAAGAGCAAGGTGCACGCATTTTTCACACATTGTCTTCATCACTAATACTTTTAGCAATCACAGATCCAGCACAGTATGACATCATTGGGATTTTCAGCCTGAACAATCCAGCGCTGCTTACCCTCCACTACAACCATTGATGAAAAAGCGGCTACATCCGTAGTAGCCTAATGTACTACGGCTACAGCAGATGTTCCACCTATTACACTTAAACGCATCATGCGAAAACAATACAGTGGCATGTTTCGGGGAATATGCTTTAATTTGAAGCATAAAGTTAGTTTGTAACATTACTACACAGCCACAGACTGGTGGTAAATGACGGTAAGGtgcaataaatgaaaaaagacgAGCTAAAATCACGAATTTACTCTCGCGAAAACGACCGTATGTCATAAAATCGGTGGATTAAACACGAACTCACGCGTCATCTGTTGGTTTATTGTGCTGATGGTGCCGCTACACGTCTACCGTTCGTTTTCTCCATCCCGAACAATTTTACTATGGCTTCGGGTTTTTAAGGGACTTACCCCAAAATGACGAGCTCCCCGTATTTTACCGGGTCTTTAACGGGCACATCATCATCTCCGTCCTTTTTCGGTGAATTCATCAGACTGGACTGCTCCAGGAGGGTGAGAAAACGCGTCCAATAGTGGGGAGATAAAACAATGCTAACACACTCGAAACTCGTAGGGAAGTGATCTGGATTGTAGTCTATCAAAGTTTGGGCACAGTTGGGCAAAGTTTTTCCAGActtcttggtgtttgttttattgatttaatcCCGTAGAGGAGCATCTTTTCGCCTGTAATGCCCGTGTGTAGGTAGTTTGTATCGCGACAAATCTGTTCAGCTTAGGATACAACAACGGCTAACGGCAGGGAGTGGGGCGTACCATGTTGTGTAGGGGTGTTCGCTCGAAACGTAGCTCAAAACAGTTCACAAAATGATCTCTTCataaatgaatgtgtgcatgaCGGTGTTTTAAAGATGAACAAACTCCACATTAGCGGTTGGATGgtaaaacagctttaaaagtAATTATACAAAGGTAAGTAAGAATGAACCCACCCATGGAACAAGAAGTGGATGCAGCCCCGATGAGAAGCTGGCTCTCACTGAGAGAATAAAATGAGGCGTTTCTGGATCCAG is a genomic window containing:
- the LOC113137461 gene encoding E3 ubiquitin-protein ligase pellino homolog 2 isoform X2 produces the protein MNSPKKDGDDDVPVKDPVKYGELVILGYNGSLPSGDRGRRKSRFALYRRAKANGVKPSAVHILNTPQDSKAVHSRGQHSISFTLSRNQTVVVEYCHDNNTDMFQIGRSTESPIDFVVTDTSGGGKEGEDPSIAPSTISRFACRVVCERNPPYTARIYAAGFDSSKNIFLGEKATKWKNPDGHMDGLTTNGVLVMHPEGFPEDPKQGLWREISVCGDVYALRETRSGPSRGKLAEGESSALRDGSLVDLCGATLLWRTGEGLMRAPTLRHLEALRQELNASRPQCPVGLSTLAFPSLPRSHSLEERQPWVYLACGHVHGRHDWGQRSEREEEPGESEGTATRRECPLCRSVGPYVPLWLGSEPAVYVDAGAPTHAFVPCGHVCSERTARYWAETPLPHGTHAFRPVCPFCSTALSSPGWTRLIFQGPID
- the LOC113137461 gene encoding E3 ubiquitin-protein ligase pellino homolog 2 isoform X1, whose protein sequence is MRLPCSVRRSRWPAVPYRTCCHGQPSPWYNGSLPSGDRGRRKSRFALYRRAKANGVKPSAVHILNTPQDSKAVHSRGQHSISFTLSRNQTVVVEYCHDNNTDMFQIGRSTESPIDFVVTDTSGGGKEGEDPSIAPSTISRFACRVVCERNPPYTARIYAAGFDSSKNIFLGEKATKWKNPDGHMDGLTTNGVLVMHPEGFPEDPKQGLWREISVCGDVYALRETRSGPSRGKLAEGESSALRDGSLVDLCGATLLWRTGEGLMRAPTLRHLEALRQELNASRPQCPVGLSTLAFPSLPRSHSLEERQPWVYLACGHVHGRHDWGQRSEREEEPGESEGTATRRECPLCRSVGPYVPLWLGSEPAVYVDAGAPTHAFVPCGHVCSERTARYWAETPLPHGTHAFRPVCPFCSTALSSPGWTRLIFQGPID